In Gaiellales bacterium, the following proteins share a genomic window:
- the rplJ gene encoding 50S ribosomal protein L10, whose protein sequence is MRLEQKERVVERLTERIREAPAMIVTDYRGLTVTQVAEVRRQLREAGATFHVTKNTLARIAAKQADRPDLVALLEGPTAIAFVAEDPAAAAKKLSDIARQTRILAVRGAVMEGQALSADEVRALGDLPPKEVLQAQVVGAIAGPVQGAYNVLAAPLREFLVVLDQYIQKKEAAEAA, encoded by the coding sequence GTGCGTCTAGAGCAGAAGGAGCGGGTCGTCGAGCGCCTGACGGAGCGAATCCGGGAGGCGCCCGCGATGATCGTGACCGACTATCGCGGCCTCACCGTCACCCAGGTGGCGGAGGTGCGCCGGCAGCTGCGCGAGGCCGGCGCGACGTTCCACGTCACGAAGAACACGCTCGCGCGGATCGCGGCCAAGCAGGCCGACCGGCCCGACCTGGTCGCGCTCCTCGAGGGGCCGACGGCGATCGCGTTCGTGGCCGAAGACCCGGCCGCGGCGGCGAAGAAGCTGTCGGACATCGCCCGCCAGACCCGCATCCTCGCGGTGCGGGGCGCGGTGATGGAGGGCCAGGCCCTGTCGGCCGACGAGGTCCGCGCGCTGGGAGACCTGCCGCCCAAGGAAGTGCTCCAGGCACAGGTCGTCGGCGCCATCGCCGGGCCCGTGCAGGGTGCCTACAACGTGCTCGCAGCCCCGCTGCGGGAGTTCCTGGTCGTCCTCGACCAGTACATCCAGAAGAAGGAGGCGGCCGAGGCCGCCTGA
- the rplL gene encoding 50S ribosomal protein L7/L12, translating into MPVTPEQLEEMSVLELVELKKALEERWGVSAAAAAPVMAAPVAGGGGGDGAAAEEQTAFDVILESAGQSKIPVIKVIRELTGLGLKEAKAVADEAPKPVKEGVAREEADQMKAKLEEAGASVEIK; encoded by the coding sequence ATGCCTGTTACGCCTGAGCAGCTCGAGGAGATGTCGGTTCTCGAGCTCGTGGAGCTGAAGAAGGCGCTCGAGGAGCGCTGGGGAGTGTCGGCCGCCGCGGCCGCGCCCGTCATGGCCGCGCCGGTCGCCGGCGGTGGCGGCGGCGACGGCGCCGCCGCAGAGGAGCAGACGGCGTTCGACGTCATCCTCGAATCGGCCGGCCAGAGCAAGATCCCGGTCATCAAGGTGATCCGCGAGCTGACCGGCCTCGGCCTCAAGGAGGCCAAGGCGGTCGCCGACGAGGCGCCCAAGCCGGTGAAGGAGGGCGTCGCCCGCGAGGAGGCCGATCAGATGAAGGCCAAGCTCGAGGAGGCCGGCGCCAGCGTCGAGATCAAGTAG
- a CDS encoding C40 family peptidase: MDQASCTLPYTAIRKKPDEGSEQVTQVLFADPVEVTGSEDGWAQVTVADGLGGWITADALGEPLQKDRAHVVVVPQAADRYLGTWLVAPGLRTEPLAAARRKAGGDAIAETALMFLGAPYEWGGVTVHGLDCSGLVQAVHRRFGLLLPHNAEQQETAGREVSLRQAQPGDLVCYGDHIAIWVGEGRIVHASKDAGKVVDEPHPAELKARVRTVRRLYESED, encoded by the coding sequence GTGGACCAGGCCTCCTGCACCCTCCCCTATACGGCGATCCGGAAGAAGCCCGACGAGGGCTCCGAACAGGTGACCCAGGTGCTCTTCGCCGACCCGGTCGAGGTGACCGGGAGCGAGGACGGCTGGGCGCAGGTGACCGTCGCCGACGGACTCGGCGGCTGGATCACGGCCGACGCGCTCGGCGAGCCGCTCCAGAAGGACCGCGCGCACGTGGTCGTCGTGCCCCAGGCCGCCGACCGCTACCTGGGCACGTGGCTCGTCGCCCCGGGCCTGCGCACCGAGCCGCTGGCCGCCGCCCGGCGCAAGGCCGGCGGCGACGCGATCGCCGAGACCGCGCTCATGTTCCTGGGCGCGCCGTACGAGTGGGGTGGAGTCACCGTCCACGGCCTCGACTGCTCCGGCCTCGTGCAGGCCGTCCACCGCCGCTTCGGCCTGCTCCTCCCGCACAATGCGGAGCAGCAGGAGACCGCCGGCCGCGAGGTGTCGCTGCGCCAGGCCCAGCCCGGCGACCTGGTGTGCTACGGCGACCACATCGCGATCTGGGTCGGCGAGGGCCGCATCGTCCACGCCTCCAAGGACGCCGGCAAGGTGGTCGACGAGCCGCACCCGGCCGAGCTGAAGGCCCGCGTGCGCACCGTCCGCCGCCTGTACGAGTCCGAGGACTAA
- a CDS encoding serine hydrolase, whose product MLAVAAVDVRSGRRHERDANVPLPAASTIKVLISAALWSEACAGRIDPEQRIRVGDAPVPGGGGLLESMHPDTALTLAELDLLMLAISDNAATNAVIDVVGMDAVNDLAGALGLVHTRLRRRMMDVAAAERGDDNTTSAADMAALVRALACADGIPAPACRRVLAAMAQSHHTDIVPRYLPAAACRVVSSKQGELESVRHDVALIDEGERRIAVAVLSAPAAAADGLARTASLAYRLVSGAVNVR is encoded by the coding sequence GTGCTCGCGGTCGCTGCCGTCGACGTTCGCAGCGGCCGCCGCCATGAGCGAGACGCAAACGTGCCGCTGCCGGCGGCGAGCACGATCAAGGTGCTGATCTCGGCGGCGCTGTGGAGCGAGGCCTGTGCCGGCCGGATCGACCCGGAGCAGCGCATCCGCGTCGGCGACGCACCGGTGCCCGGCGGAGGCGGCCTGCTCGAGAGCATGCACCCGGACACCGCCCTGACCCTGGCCGAGCTCGACCTGCTGATGCTGGCGATCTCCGACAACGCGGCGACGAACGCCGTCATCGACGTGGTCGGCATGGACGCCGTGAACGACCTCGCCGGGGCTCTCGGCCTCGTGCACACCCGCCTGCGCCGGCGGATGATGGACGTCGCCGCCGCCGAGCGCGGAGACGACAACACGACGAGCGCTGCCGACATGGCCGCGCTCGTCCGCGCGCTCGCCTGCGCCGACGGCATCCCGGCCCCTGCCTGCCGGCGCGTGCTCGCCGCGATGGCCCAGTCCCACCACACCGACATCGTCCCCCGCTATCTGCCGGCGGCCGCCTGCCGGGTCGTCTCGTCGAAGCAGGGCGAGCTCGAGTCCGTGCGCCACGACGTCGCCCTGATCGACGAGGGCGAGCGCCGGATCGCGGTCGCCGTGCTGTCCGCGCCTGCGGCCGCCGCGGACGGCCTGGCCCGCACCGCTTCCCTCGCGTATCGCCTTGTCTCTGGCGCGGTGAACGTCCGGTGA
- a CDS encoding ABC transporter substrate-binding protein — MEKRFWRGLVAMSAIAAVVIAAGCGGSGGGSSSGGSSSPSTTAAAHKGGTFTILANSSFGVADPAQNYTLQEWQLLINSHDGLVQFKRVGGTAGTQIVPDLATSIPTPTDGGKTYTFQLHKGIKFSNGQVMKPSDFVTTFERQFTVPGPTSFYSGIVGASACKPSHCDLSKGVVADDSAYTLTIHLTAPDPEFLDKLALPFAYVVPASTSKKLTGNNVPPGTGPYMWKSYNPNKEAVLVRNPYFKVWNPAAQPEGYPDQIVEKYGLQISDEVTQVERGAADEVFDGDVIPADRLNELNSPQYANQVHVNALTADWYFAFNTTTPPFNNQKARQAVNYAADRSAYVKIGGGSALAVPTCQILPPNFPGYKPYCPYTNGSDTTKWHGVDLAKAKQLVKESGTSGAKVVVNSGNDETSKALGEQMVSDLNKIGYKASGQYLADGIQYPYVQNSKNHSKWNIAWSAWYQDYPAPSDFLNVLLGCGSIHPNSDASPNIAAFCDKAIQAKMDQAEKTGVTNPDAANAIWAQVDHDMTDQAPWVDLYNPKQIDFLSKRVGNYQWNPQWYILIDQLWVK; from the coding sequence ATGGAGAAGCGATTCTGGCGGGGGCTGGTTGCGATGTCGGCCATCGCGGCCGTCGTGATTGCGGCCGGCTGCGGCGGCTCCGGCGGCGGGTCGAGCTCGGGCGGTTCGAGCTCCCCCAGCACGACCGCTGCCGCCCACAAGGGCGGCACGTTCACGATTTTGGCGAACTCCAGCTTCGGCGTCGCCGATCCGGCGCAGAACTACACGCTGCAGGAATGGCAGCTCTTGATCAACTCGCATGACGGCCTCGTCCAGTTCAAGCGCGTGGGCGGCACGGCGGGCACGCAGATCGTCCCCGACCTCGCCACCTCGATCCCGACGCCGACCGACGGCGGCAAGACCTACACCTTCCAGCTCCACAAGGGGATCAAGTTCTCGAACGGCCAGGTCATGAAGCCGAGCGACTTCGTCACGACCTTCGAGCGCCAGTTCACCGTCCCCGGCCCGACGTCGTTCTACAGCGGCATCGTCGGCGCGTCGGCGTGCAAGCCGTCGCACTGCGACCTCTCCAAGGGCGTCGTCGCCGACGACTCGGCCTACACGCTCACCATCCACCTGACGGCTCCGGATCCCGAGTTCCTCGACAAGCTGGCGCTGCCGTTCGCGTACGTCGTGCCGGCGAGCACGTCGAAGAAGCTGACGGGCAACAACGTCCCGCCGGGCACGGGTCCGTACATGTGGAAGTCGTACAACCCGAACAAGGAAGCCGTCCTCGTCCGCAACCCGTACTTCAAGGTCTGGAACCCCGCGGCGCAGCCCGAGGGCTACCCGGATCAGATCGTCGAGAAGTACGGCCTGCAGATCTCCGACGAGGTCACGCAGGTCGAGCGCGGCGCCGCCGATGAGGTGTTCGACGGCGACGTGATCCCGGCCGACCGGCTGAACGAGCTGAACAGCCCGCAGTACGCGAACCAGGTTCACGTGAACGCGCTGACGGCGGACTGGTACTTCGCGTTCAACACGACCACCCCGCCCTTCAACAACCAGAAGGCGCGCCAGGCGGTCAACTACGCCGCCGACCGCAGCGCCTACGTGAAGATCGGCGGCGGCTCGGCCCTCGCCGTGCCGACCTGCCAGATCCTGCCGCCGAACTTCCCGGGCTACAAGCCGTACTGCCCGTACACGAACGGCAGCGACACCACCAAATGGCACGGCGTCGACCTCGCGAAGGCGAAGCAGCTGGTCAAGGAGTCCGGCACCTCGGGCGCCAAGGTCGTCGTCAACAGCGGCAACGACGAGACCTCGAAGGCCCTCGGCGAGCAGATGGTCTCCGACCTGAACAAGATCGGGTACAAGGCGTCGGGGCAGTACCTCGCCGACGGCATCCAGTACCCGTACGTGCAGAACTCCAAGAACCACAGCAAGTGGAACATCGCGTGGTCGGCCTGGTACCAGGACTACCCGGCACCGTCCGACTTCCTCAACGTGCTCCTCGGCTGCGGCTCCATCCACCCGAACAGCGACGCCAGCCCGAACATCGCGGCCTTCTGCGACAAGGCGATCCAGGCCAAGATGGATCAGGCAGAGAAGACCGGCGTCACCAACCCCGACGCAGCGAACGCGATCTGGGCGCAGGTTGACCACGACATGACCGATCAGGCCCCGTGGGTCGACCTCTACAACCCGAAGCAGATCGACTTCCTGTCGAAGCGGGTCGGGAACTACCAGTGGAACCCGCAGTGGTACATCCTGATCGACCAGCTCTGGGTCAAGTAG
- a CDS encoding ABC transporter permease, translated as MAEVAALDHVEPASPGGPEVAGRSPWALAGRRLVRNRIAMAGLALFLLIVVVSFAAPIYANDIAHVNPFENNLNGTTIVNGKKVPLMQQGGGLLHLGETPIGPTWDVHHYFLGADQNGRDVASRVLYGGRSSLLVGVGSAVLCCFFATVLALLAGFHGGVIDAVFSRSMDVIWAFPVLLLAICVATVLLNAPNGVGVGPIRVQASSLWLPTLIIAFIFLPYVFRPVRGHVLAVSEKEYVEAAIAQGASGLRLVFSEVLPNVITVVIVLLPLIIATTILTEAALSYLSIGVQPPNASWGSVISDGQGLLYTRPWVAIAPGIMIVLTVLALNVFGDGVRDALDPRAKLRIEG; from the coding sequence ATGGCTGAGGTCGCGGCCCTGGATCATGTGGAGCCGGCTTCTCCCGGGGGGCCGGAGGTTGCCGGGCGGAGCCCGTGGGCGCTCGCCGGTCGCCGGCTGGTGCGCAACCGGATCGCGATGGCAGGGCTCGCGCTCTTCCTGCTGATCGTCGTGGTCAGCTTCGCGGCGCCGATCTACGCCAATGACATCGCGCACGTCAACCCGTTCGAGAACAACCTCAACGGCACGACGATCGTGAACGGCAAGAAGGTGCCGCTGATGCAGCAGGGCGGCGGCCTGCTCCACCTCGGCGAAACTCCGATCGGGCCGACGTGGGACGTCCACCACTACTTCCTCGGCGCCGACCAGAACGGCCGCGACGTGGCGTCGCGCGTGCTCTACGGCGGCCGCAGCTCGCTCCTCGTCGGGGTCGGATCGGCGGTGCTCTGCTGCTTCTTCGCCACGGTGCTCGCGCTTCTCGCGGGATTCCACGGCGGCGTCATCGACGCGGTGTTCTCGCGTTCGATGGACGTGATCTGGGCGTTCCCCGTGCTGCTGCTCGCGATCTGCGTGGCGACGGTGCTCCTGAACGCGCCGAACGGCGTCGGCGTCGGCCCGATACGCGTCCAGGCGTCCAGCCTGTGGCTGCCGACGCTGATCATCGCGTTCATCTTCCTGCCCTACGTGTTCCGGCCGGTGCGCGGCCACGTGCTCGCGGTGTCCGAGAAGGAGTACGTCGAGGCCGCGATCGCGCAGGGCGCCTCGGGCTTGCGGCTCGTGTTCTCGGAGGTGCTGCCGAACGTGATCACCGTCGTGATCGTGCTGCTCCCCCTCATCATCGCCACGACGATCCTCACCGAGGCGGCGCTGTCGTACCTGTCGATCGGCGTGCAGCCGCCGAACGCGAGCTGGGGATCCGTGATCAGCGACGGTCAGGGGTTGCTCTACACGCGGCCCTGGGTGGCGATCGCCCCCGGGATCATGATCGTCCTCACCGTGCTCGCCCTGAACGTGTTCGGCGACGGCGTGCGCGACGCGCTCGACCCCCGCGCGAAGCTGCGGATCGAGGGGTAG
- a CDS encoding ABC transporter permease encodes MATFIVRRVLSLVLVMFVITVVVFMIFFHTPGIDPTRQIAGRNPSAAAVKQIRHQFGLDRPLPIQYLLMMKKIFISRDLVSYSNQGQSIVPEVVQAAPATLSLAFGAAVIWVVVSILMGLAAAVFKGTLVDPILMILALIGISMPVFWVGELANLITQSRWHDTFLFHWVPPLGYTPFTQDPGLWFKGLVIPWITLSIAFIGLYARVLRSSLLEVQNEDYVRTARSKGLSERRVLMRHTLRTSMITYVSLFGLDFGALVAGATLLTEVVFGIHGVGYLTYQSIGNLDLPTIMVTVIYGAFFIVLANAIVDITYAWLDPRIRPA; translated from the coding sequence GTGGCCACGTTCATCGTCCGCCGGGTGCTGTCGCTCGTCCTCGTGATGTTCGTGATCACCGTCGTCGTGTTCATGATCTTCTTCCACACGCCCGGCATCGACCCGACCCGCCAGATCGCCGGCCGCAACCCGTCCGCCGCGGCGGTGAAGCAGATCAGGCACCAGTTCGGCCTCGACCGGCCGCTGCCGATCCAGTACCTGCTGATGATGAAGAAGATCTTCATCAGCCGCGACCTGGTCTCGTACTCGAACCAGGGCCAGAGCATCGTGCCCGAGGTCGTGCAGGCCGCCCCGGCGACGCTCTCGCTCGCGTTCGGCGCGGCGGTCATCTGGGTGGTGGTATCGATCCTGATGGGGCTTGCCGCGGCGGTGTTCAAGGGCACGCTGGTCGACCCGATCCTGATGATCCTCGCCCTGATCGGGATCTCGATGCCCGTGTTCTGGGTCGGCGAGCTGGCCAACCTGATCACCCAGAGCCGGTGGCACGACACGTTCCTGTTCCACTGGGTGCCGCCGCTCGGGTACACGCCGTTCACCCAGGACCCGGGCTTGTGGTTCAAGGGGCTCGTGATCCCGTGGATCACCCTGTCGATCGCCTTCATCGGGCTCTACGCGCGCGTTCTGCGCTCGAGCCTGCTCGAGGTCCAGAACGAGGACTACGTGCGGACGGCGCGGTCGAAGGGGCTCTCGGAGCGGCGGGTGCTCATGCGGCATACCCTGCGGACGTCGATGATCACCTACGTGAGCCTTTTCGGCCTCGACTTCGGGGCCCTGGTGGCGGGCGCGACGCTCCTGACCGAGGTCGTGTTCGGCATCCACGGCGTCGGCTACCTGACCTACCAGTCGATCGGCAACCTCGACCTGCCGACGATCATGGTCACCGTCATCTACGGCGCGTTCTTCATCGTGCTCGCGAACGCGATCGTCGACATCACCTACGCCTGGCTCGACCCGAGGATCAGGCCCGCCTGA